The following are from one region of the Salicibibacter kimchii genome:
- the pgsB gene encoding poly-gamma-glutamate synthase PgsB: protein MFTLVVAISLLILLALGMREKEQHEKNVDKIPIRININGTRGKSTVTRLVSGALMEADIKTVGKITGTQARMFYWYQEEEKPIIRRLEGPNIREQKSAIKEAVDAGAEAFVSECMAVHPEYQRIFQDDWMQANIGVVVNIVEDHMEVLGPTVEHVVDAYKYTIPYDGIFITSPSPYLEEFEKEAAKRNTNVFVADTKAVPDHFLAKFEYMIFPENVALALAVAKALGIDEDTASRGMIKAKAAPGVTRVMPIVDRHQKASFFVNGFSANEPTSTLSIWENARYLGYPVDDPIVVMNCREDRPDRTHQFVEQFLPYIAIDKLVLIGEGTNPVVQAYEQGKLDVNELCNMEDEEIDKIYEFIVSSMDQSTVFGIGNFHGAAEPLIEELKKTNDWSTV from the coding sequence TTGTTTACCCTTGTTGTTGCGATCAGCTTGCTTATTTTACTTGCATTGGGAATGCGGGAAAAAGAACAACATGAGAAAAACGTGGACAAAATTCCAATCCGTATTAATATTAACGGTACGCGCGGCAAATCAACGGTCACGCGTCTCGTTTCCGGAGCACTTATGGAAGCTGACATTAAAACGGTCGGGAAAATCACCGGCACGCAGGCGCGAATGTTTTATTGGTACCAGGAAGAGGAAAAACCGATTATACGTAGGCTGGAAGGGCCGAATATTCGTGAACAAAAATCAGCGATAAAAGAAGCTGTTGATGCCGGTGCCGAGGCTTTTGTGAGTGAGTGTATGGCCGTTCATCCTGAGTATCAGAGAATTTTTCAGGATGATTGGATGCAAGCGAATATCGGGGTCGTCGTTAATATTGTGGAGGATCATATGGAAGTGTTGGGGCCAACGGTTGAACATGTCGTCGATGCTTATAAGTACACGATCCCCTATGACGGGATATTTATCACATCGCCGTCGCCCTATCTTGAGGAGTTTGAAAAAGAAGCGGCAAAGCGGAATACCAACGTTTTTGTTGCGGATACAAAAGCGGTGCCAGACCATTTTCTTGCAAAATTTGAGTATATGATTTTTCCCGAAAATGTCGCGCTGGCATTGGCAGTTGCGAAAGCGCTCGGCATTGATGAAGATACGGCAAGCCGGGGGATGATAAAAGCGAAAGCGGCTCCCGGTGTCACGCGAGTGATGCCAATCGTAGATAGACATCAAAAAGCTTCTTTTTTTGTAAATGGATTTTCAGCCAATGAACCGACATCGACGCTGAGTATTTGGGAAAACGCGCGATACCTCGGATATCCTGTCGACGATCCCATTGTCGTCATGAATTGCCGGGAAGATCGCCCGGACCGCACTCACCAATTTGTGGAGCAATTCCTTCCCTATATCGCGATCGATAAACTCGTGCTAATCGGCGAAGGTACGAACCCCGTTGTACAAGCTTATGAGCAGGGAAAATTGGATGTGAATGAACTCTGTAACATGGAAGACGAAGAAATCGACAAAATATATGAATTCATTGTCTCATCAATGGATCAGTCGACGGTGTTCGGCATTGGTAACTTTCATGGTGCGGCAGAGCCTCTCATAGAAGAATTGAAAAAGACTAATGATTGGTCGACTGTTTAA
- a CDS encoding phosphatase PAP2 family protein, translating to MKRKIGLAIGTIASRPVLGVHFPTDVLAAAMYAFIWLVAVLRLSPEKIMEKKG from the coding sequence ATGAAACGAAAGATTGGGCTGGCGATAGGAACCATTGCAAGCAGGCCCGTGTTAGGAGTTCATTTTCCTACAGATGTTTTGGCTGCTGCTATGTATGCCTTTATATGGCTGGTTGCTGTTTTAAGGCTTTCTCCCGAAAAAATCATGGAGAAAAAAGGTTGA
- a CDS encoding SDR family oxidoreductase, producing MNVLVIGANGKIGKQLVEKLADDSGYTPKAMVRKEEQLQQFEDMGADTVLADVEGAVDDLAAAAKGMDAIVFTAGSGAQTGADKTMMVDFDGAVKSMQAAEQAGVKRFLIVSAIGVHRREKWMEKAPYYSAAKHYADEWLVASNLDYTILRPGLLTNDAGKENIKVDVDLERAEIPREDVANTIKASLKDNGTIGKAFDLTTGESPIELALQNL from the coding sequence ATGAACGTACTAGTGATTGGGGCAAACGGCAAGATAGGAAAACAACTTGTAGAAAAACTCGCCGACGATAGCGGGTATACACCGAAAGCCATGGTGCGTAAAGAAGAGCAGTTACAACAATTTGAGGATATGGGTGCGGATACGGTGCTGGCTGATGTGGAGGGTGCGGTCGATGATTTGGCCGCTGCTGCAAAAGGAATGGATGCCATCGTGTTTACCGCGGGTTCAGGCGCGCAGACCGGTGCGGATAAAACGATGATGGTTGATTTTGATGGCGCGGTAAAATCTATGCAAGCAGCCGAACAAGCCGGAGTCAAACGCTTCCTCATTGTGAGCGCGATCGGTGTTCATCGCCGTGAAAAATGGATGGAAAAAGCGCCGTATTACAGTGCAGCCAAACATTATGCCGATGAATGGCTCGTCGCTAGTAATCTTGATTACACGATTCTTCGCCCTGGACTACTCACCAATGATGCCGGGAAAGAAAACATCAAGGTGGACGTCGACCTTGAGCGGGCTGAAATCCCCCGGGAGGACGTAGCGAATACGATTAAGGCGTCGTTAAAGGATAATGGTACGATCGGAAAAGCATTTGACCTTACCACGGGAGAATCCCCCATTGAATTGGCGCTACAAAATCTATAA
- a CDS encoding BCCT family transporter, with translation MNKKPGAVFYWSASIIVAIVLIGFFVPDFLETITAQTQEFISSVFGWYYLIIVSLFVLVCLFFIVSPYGKIKLGKDDDKPEFNLPSWFALLFSAGMGTGLLFWGAAEPISHYAIDSPTVDPGSEEAILESMRFTFFHWGLHAWGIYAIVALCLGYFKFRKEASGTISSALSPLMDAEGAMGKTVNVIGVVATVSGIATTLGFGAVQMNGGITYLTGFGESFLFQFGIIAVITALYLISTSTGIQKGIRYLSNTNMILAGVLLLFIIILGPTLDALNIFTNTLGQYIQTLPEMSFRIAPTDPDARAWINDWTIFYWAWWMAWSPYVGTFVARVSKGRTLRQFMIGVLFVPTIIGFLWFSFLGGSAIFYEREQGAGLASLEIEEMLFGLLSQFPFATATSILALVLIAIFFITSGDSATFVLGMQTTNGTTNPARRIKFIWGILLSAIATILLYSGGLQAVENTMIVTAFPFSIVMLLMVYALLKAVRQERKEQKQSK, from the coding sequence ATGAATAAAAAGCCAGGTGCCGTTTTTTATTGGTCCGCGAGCATTATTGTAGCAATTGTCCTCATCGGTTTTTTCGTCCCTGACTTCCTTGAGACGATTACCGCACAAACCCAGGAATTCATTTCGTCTGTCTTTGGATGGTATTACTTAATCATTGTTTCCTTGTTCGTGCTCGTCTGTCTCTTTTTTATTGTAAGTCCTTATGGAAAAATAAAACTGGGCAAAGATGATGACAAGCCCGAATTTAACTTGCCTTCTTGGTTTGCGTTGCTCTTTAGTGCCGGTATGGGCACAGGACTTCTTTTCTGGGGCGCAGCAGAACCGATTTCACACTATGCCATTGATTCGCCCACCGTTGATCCGGGAAGTGAGGAGGCAATTCTTGAATCCATGCGATTTACGTTCTTCCATTGGGGACTGCACGCTTGGGGTATTTATGCCATCGTCGCCCTTTGCCTCGGTTATTTCAAGTTCAGAAAAGAAGCGTCCGGCACGATTAGTTCCGCACTTTCTCCTCTGATGGACGCGGAGGGGGCGATGGGAAAGACGGTTAATGTGATTGGTGTTGTCGCTACTGTTTCCGGGATAGCGACAACGCTTGGATTCGGTGCTGTGCAAATGAACGGCGGCATCACATATTTAACAGGCTTTGGAGAGAGTTTTTTATTTCAGTTTGGCATTATCGCGGTCATCACTGCCTTATACCTTATTTCCACCTCCACCGGTATCCAAAAAGGGATTCGTTATTTGAGTAACACGAACATGATTCTTGCCGGTGTATTGCTCTTGTTTATCATTATTCTCGGGCCGACGCTTGACGCTTTGAACATTTTCACGAACACGTTGGGCCAATATATTCAAACCTTGCCGGAAATGAGTTTTCGTATTGCTCCGACTGATCCGGACGCTCGGGCATGGATTAACGATTGGACCATTTTCTACTGGGCCTGGTGGATGGCCTGGTCCCCCTATGTCGGAACCTTTGTCGCACGCGTATCTAAGGGACGAACCTTGCGGCAATTCATGATTGGGGTCCTTTTTGTCCCTACCATTATTGGTTTCCTATGGTTTTCGTTCCTGGGCGGCTCAGCGATTTTCTATGAAAGGGAACAGGGGGCAGGTCTAGCCTCGCTGGAAATTGAAGAAATGTTGTTTGGCCTATTGAGCCAGTTTCCGTTCGCAACTGCCACGTCCATCTTAGCGCTCGTACTCATTGCCATCTTTTTCATTACATCGGGAGATTCAGCCACCTTTGTGCTCGGGATGCAAACGACCAACGGCACGACAAACCCGGCGAGAAGGATTAAGTTCATTTGGGGGATCTTGCTTTCGGCGATTGCAACGATTCTTTTATATTCCGGGGGCTTGCAAGCTGTAGAGAACACGATGATCGTGACCGCGTTCCCCTTCTCCATTGTTATGTTGCTTATGGTCTACGCTTTACTCAAGGCCGTGCGCCAAGAAAGAAAAGAACAAAAACAATCGAAATGA
- a CDS encoding HD domain-containing protein: protein MQRVTLATIYSHPVAKKYVVRAGLDHAIKTALTAFDIALRENVDTDLATKAAFLHDIGHYQWYRDGEWDFYSYKENDIHAIKGAERAHKLLIRLGEGRKAAKEIALAILLHTDSYLPEGQLQLDPLQQVVARADEANEEAAGVHHYREIPEDTAIVQLQSLDQHVAATEVQRKTS, encoded by the coding sequence TTGCAACGCGTAACGCTAGCAACGATTTACAGTCACCCGGTAGCGAAAAAGTATGTCGTCAGAGCGGGGTTGGACCACGCGATCAAAACGGCACTCACCGCCTTCGATATTGCCCTTCGAGAAAATGTCGATACAGACTTGGCGACAAAAGCGGCATTTTTGCACGACATTGGTCATTATCAATGGTATCGCGACGGGGAATGGGATTTTTATTCTTATAAGGAAAACGATATCCACGCGATTAAAGGTGCGGAACGTGCCCATAAACTTTTAATCCGTCTCGGGGAAGGTCGGAAGGCGGCCAAGGAAATCGCACTTGCCATTCTGTTACACACCGATTCTTATCTGCCCGAAGGACAATTGCAGCTTGACCCTTTGCAGCAAGTGGTGGCGCGTGCGGATGAGGCCAACGAAGAAGCGGCCGGCGTGCATCATTACCGTGAAATACCAGAAGATACGGCAATCGTGCAATTGCAGTCATTAGACCAACATGTCGCTGCTACAGAAGTACAGAGGAAAACGAGTTAA
- a CDS encoding peptidylprolyl isomerase: protein MKKTGYIELENGEKLPFELYPEDAPNTVANFEKLANEGFYNGLTFHRVIPGFVSQGGCPKGDGTGNAGYTIKCETNDNPHKHDVGSLSMAHAGKDTGSSQFFIVHEPQPHLDGVHTVFGKVTENAALARDMKAGDGMARIVVE from the coding sequence ATGAAGAAAACAGGGTACATTGAACTTGAAAACGGAGAAAAGCTCCCATTTGAATTATATCCAGAAGATGCGCCGAATACGGTCGCGAATTTTGAAAAGCTTGCCAATGAAGGGTTTTATAACGGCTTGACGTTTCACCGCGTGATTCCGGGATTCGTTTCCCAGGGCGGCTGCCCGAAAGGAGACGGCACGGGCAATGCAGGCTATACGATTAAGTGTGAGACAAACGATAACCCGCACAAACACGATGTTGGATCGTTGTCTATGGCCCACGCGGGAAAAGATACCGGAAGCTCACAATTTTTTATTGTCCATGAACCACAGCCTCATTTGGATGGCGTCCATACCGTATTTGGCAAAGTAACGGAGAACGCCGCACTTGCTCGTGACATGAAAGCCGGCGACGGCATGGCCCGGATCGTCGTAGAATAA
- a CDS encoding ABC-F family ATP-binding cassette domain-containing protein produces MSLLVANDLKKTFGDKTLLDDVSFVIEPKQRIGIIGANGTGKSTLLHILAGTEGVEKGEIRHANAFSISYVEQELALEGEQTILDAVYEGEAPVMRALHHYEKALRHFQEHPGDEKAEKNLYDAQADMDAHAAWEAETSAKTVLSKLGLSDYHAKVGELSGGQEKRVALAKALIQPADLLILDEPTNHLDASSIAWLESYLSAYQGALLLVTHDRYFLNRVTDAIFEIEQGNLHYYEGNYETYLEKKAEREAQAEQEEEKRKNTLRREMAWLKRMPKARGTKQKARVDRVEALKAETPEQKEGTLDFVSDSKRLGKKVIEATDISKDFGDNKILDRISVRIDRGSRIGITGKNGTGKSTFLHILAGQLQPDRGVIDIGETVRIGYFTQGEADIDHSLRVLEYIREGAEAITTKDGATITAEQMLERFLFPRSHQWTYISRLSGGERRRLYLLRVLMEEPNVLFLDEPTNNLDIPTLRLLEDYLTQFPGAVVSVSHDRYFLDRVAERLLIFESDGRIEEFYGHFEDYLGQKEAAKAEKKPVKKESRRRPKKKVSYKDQQEWKTIEGTIEQLERKQAELEKEMAQAGSDSVRIQEWLKEQETVAEELEEAMERWTELATLMEEEK; encoded by the coding sequence ATGAGTCTGTTAGTCGCGAATGATCTCAAGAAAACATTTGGAGATAAAACGCTTTTGGACGATGTTTCTTTTGTTATCGAACCGAAACAAAGAATTGGAATCATCGGCGCAAATGGAACGGGAAAATCAACATTGCTGCATATCCTCGCCGGAACAGAAGGAGTTGAAAAAGGAGAAATTCGCCATGCGAATGCTTTTTCCATTTCTTATGTAGAGCAGGAACTGGCGCTAGAAGGGGAGCAAACGATCCTTGATGCGGTTTATGAAGGGGAAGCTCCGGTCATGCGCGCCCTTCATCATTATGAGAAAGCCCTCCGCCATTTCCAGGAACATCCTGGGGATGAAAAGGCCGAAAAAAACCTATATGACGCGCAGGCAGATATGGACGCGCACGCTGCTTGGGAAGCGGAAACATCGGCAAAGACCGTTTTGTCGAAATTAGGGTTAAGCGATTATCACGCGAAGGTCGGTGAACTATCCGGCGGTCAGGAAAAACGGGTGGCCCTTGCAAAAGCGCTTATTCAACCTGCGGATCTTCTTATTCTCGATGAGCCGACGAATCATCTCGATGCGTCTTCGATCGCTTGGCTGGAGTCTTATTTATCGGCTTATCAGGGCGCGCTTTTGCTCGTTACGCACGATCGTTATTTTTTAAATCGAGTCACCGACGCAATCTTTGAAATTGAACAAGGGAACCTTCATTATTATGAAGGAAACTATGAAACGTATCTTGAAAAGAAAGCAGAACGGGAGGCCCAGGCCGAACAGGAAGAAGAAAAACGCAAGAATACGCTGCGAAGGGAGATGGCCTGGCTAAAACGAATGCCGAAAGCCCGGGGAACGAAACAAAAGGCACGTGTCGATAGGGTGGAAGCTTTAAAAGCCGAAACTCCCGAGCAAAAAGAAGGAACACTGGATTTTGTGTCCGATTCGAAGAGACTCGGAAAGAAAGTGATTGAAGCGACCGATATTTCGAAAGACTTTGGAGATAACAAGATTCTCGATCGGATCAGTGTACGCATCGATCGTGGGAGTCGCATCGGAATCACCGGTAAAAATGGAACGGGAAAAAGTACGTTTTTGCATATCCTGGCCGGGCAGTTGCAACCCGACCGCGGAGTTATCGATATTGGCGAGACCGTTCGCATCGGTTATTTTACCCAGGGGGAAGCTGACATTGATCACTCGTTGCGCGTGCTTGAGTATATTCGCGAAGGTGCGGAAGCGATCACGACGAAAGACGGGGCCACGATAACGGCCGAGCAAATGCTGGAACGCTTTTTGTTCCCCCGGTCCCACCAATGGACGTATATTAGCCGCCTCTCCGGGGGAGAACGCCGACGTCTGTATTTGTTGCGGGTTTTGATGGAAGAGCCGAATGTTTTATTTTTGGACGAACCGACGAATAACCTCGATATCCCTACGCTTCGTTTGCTCGAAGATTATTTGACCCAATTTCCTGGAGCGGTCGTCAGCGTCTCCCACGATCGTTATTTTCTTGATCGGGTGGCCGAACGTTTGCTCATATTTGAGTCCGACGGCCGGATAGAAGAATTTTACGGGCATTTTGAAGATTATTTGGGTCAAAAAGAAGCAGCGAAGGCGGAAAAAAAGCCTGTGAAAAAGGAATCAAGACGCCGGCCGAAAAAAAAGGTGTCGTATAAAGATCAACAAGAGTGGAAAACAATTGAAGGTACCATTGAACAACTGGAGCGAAAACAAGCGGAGTTGGAAAAGGAAATGGCACAGGCGGGAAGCGACTCGGTACGTATTCAGGAATGGCTGAAAGAACAGGAAACGGTGGCCGAGGAGTTGGAAGAAGCCATGGAGCGCTGGACAGAACTCGCGACGTTGATGGAAGAAGAGAAGTAG
- a CDS encoding ABC transporter ATP-binding protein — MLEARNLTKIYDGKRVVDDVSVQVKKGTITSFIGPNGAGKSTLIGMISRLLKKDEGDVFFDGKNINEYKSNELAKKISILKQSNDINIRLTIRELVSFGRFPYSQNRLTKEDWMHVDDAIDYMALQDIQDKFLDQLSGGQKQRAYIAMVLAQNTEYIILDEPLNNLDMKHSVQIMKTLRSLVDDLGKTIMIVVHDINFASCYSDEIVALKDGSLVEKGRCHEIINRDTLRDIYDMEIDVQEVNCNRICVYFT, encoded by the coding sequence GTGCTTGAAGCAAGAAATCTAACGAAAATATACGATGGAAAAAGAGTGGTCGATGACGTCTCGGTACAAGTGAAAAAAGGAACAATTACATCTTTCATCGGTCCGAACGGCGCGGGGAAAAGCACGCTCATCGGGATGATTAGCCGTCTGCTCAAAAAAGACGAAGGCGATGTATTTTTTGACGGGAAAAACATTAATGAATACAAGAGCAACGAACTGGCGAAAAAAATATCGATTTTAAAACAATCCAACGACATTAATATTCGCTTAACGATCCGGGAACTCGTAAGTTTTGGTCGCTTCCCTTATTCCCAAAACAGGTTAACGAAAGAAGATTGGATGCACGTGGATGATGCCATTGATTATATGGCGCTGCAGGACATCCAGGATAAGTTTCTTGATCAACTGAGCGGGGGGCAAAAACAAAGAGCCTATATCGCCATGGTCCTTGCCCAAAACACGGAGTATATCATCTTGGATGAACCGTTAAATAATTTGGATATGAAGCATTCGGTGCAGATCATGAAAACATTGCGCAGCTTGGTCGATGATTTGGGTAAAACAATCATGATCGTCGTCCACGACATAAATTTTGCCTCCTGTTATTCCGATGAAATCGTTGCCTTGAAAGACGGCAGCCTCGTTGAAAAGGGACGTTGCCATGAGATTATTAATCGCGATACGTTGCGCGATATTTATGACATGGAGATTGACGTTCAGGAAGTGAACTGCAATCGCATTTGTGTTTATTTTACCTAG
- a CDS encoding iron chelate uptake ABC transporter family permease subunit: MQARWIFTLLIAASVVLIITYMFIDLSPEGWDYALPRRGRSVTAIIIVGAAIAFSTMIFQTITNNRILTPSIIGLDSLYVLVQTALIFFVGTAGFASFGEGTNFIASILIMVLFALVLYALLFRGEQQNIYFLLLVGIVFGTLFSSLSTFMQVLIDPNEFLTVQNQMFASFSNINEDLLWLSIVILILTTIYVWPYLKYLDALSLGRDQAINLGVPYDQVIRRFLIVIAVMVSVSTALVGPIMFLGLLVVNVARELVRSFKHTHVINASILVSVIALVGGTLVIEQVFAYGAPLSVIINFIGGTYFIYLLVRGTKNK; encoded by the coding sequence ATGCAGGCTAGATGGATCTTTACCTTACTTATTGCTGCCTCCGTCGTACTGATCATTACGTATATGTTTATTGACCTTAGCCCTGAGGGATGGGATTACGCGCTCCCGAGAAGAGGGAGAAGCGTGACAGCTATTATCATTGTCGGTGCTGCTATTGCGTTTTCGACAATGATCTTCCAAACGATCACCAATAACCGGATTTTAACCCCCAGCATTATTGGATTGGATTCGCTGTATGTGCTTGTGCAAACCGCTTTGATCTTTTTTGTCGGCACCGCCGGGTTTGCATCATTTGGCGAAGGCACAAATTTCATCGCCTCGATCCTCATCATGGTTTTGTTCGCCCTCGTGTTATACGCATTGTTATTTCGAGGCGAACAACAGAACATTTACTTTCTATTGCTTGTAGGGATTGTATTCGGAACGCTGTTTTCAAGTTTGTCCACGTTTATGCAAGTACTTATCGACCCGAATGAATTTTTAACGGTCCAGAACCAGATGTTTGCAAGTTTTAGCAACATTAATGAAGATCTTTTATGGCTTTCGATCGTGATTCTTATCCTTACGACCATCTATGTGTGGCCGTACCTGAAATACCTGGATGCGCTATCCCTCGGCAGGGATCAGGCGATTAATCTGGGGGTTCCTTATGATCAAGTGATACGCAGATTCCTGATTGTCATCGCGGTTATGGTTTCGGTGTCAACCGCACTTGTCGGCCCGATCATGTTTTTGGGATTACTTGTGGTAAACGTTGCCAGAGAGCTTGTTCGGTCATTTAAACATACACACGTAATTAATGCCTCAATCCTCGTCAGTGTTATTGCCCTTGTCGGCGGAACGCTCGTCATTGAACAAGTGTTCGCCTATGGTGCGCCGCTCAGTGTCATCATTAATTTCATCGGTGGAACCTATTTCATTTACCTGTTAGTAAGGGGGACCAAAAACAAATGA
- a CDS encoding ABC transporter permease, producing the protein MRIKYLLPLLIVLSVASLFIGVQEISPTDIFNLQDEQVQTILISRIPRLMSIIIVGVSLSVCGLIMQQLTQNKFVSPTTAGTLDWARLGILVSILVFSQAGTLERMFVAILFALGGTFLFMKILERIRYKNVIFVPLVGLMLGSVVEAITTFFAYQYDLMQSLSSWMQGSFSLVIRGNYEILYIGIPLVIIAFLFANRFTVAGMGRDFSANLGMNYNRIMNAGLFIVAIITATIVVTIGSIPFLGLIIPNIVSIMRGDNLKNSLPYTALFGAIFLLACDILGRVIIYPYEIPIGLMVGIIGSAIFLYLLLRRNANAG; encoded by the coding sequence ATGAGAATAAAATACTTACTGCCACTGCTCATTGTTTTATCGGTAGCATCACTATTTATCGGCGTGCAGGAGATATCACCGACCGACATATTTAACCTTCAAGACGAACAGGTTCAAACCATTCTTATCAGTCGAATTCCGCGATTGATGAGTATTATTATCGTCGGTGTAAGCTTGAGTGTTTGCGGGCTGATCATGCAGCAGCTCACACAAAACAAATTCGTTTCTCCCACGACTGCCGGAACGTTGGATTGGGCGCGACTCGGTATTCTCGTCTCGATCCTGGTGTTTTCGCAAGCGGGTACGTTGGAGCGAATGTTCGTTGCTATATTGTTTGCCCTCGGCGGTACCTTCCTTTTCATGAAGATCTTGGAACGTATCCGTTATAAAAATGTGATCTTTGTCCCGCTTGTCGGTTTGATGCTCGGGAGCGTTGTTGAAGCGATCACGACATTTTTTGCCTATCAATATGATTTGATGCAAAGCCTTTCTTCCTGGATGCAAGGAAGCTTTTCGCTTGTCATCAGGGGAAACTATGAGATTTTGTATATCGGTATCCCGCTTGTCATCATTGCCTTTTTATTCGCCAATCGTTTTACGGTTGCCGGGATGGGGCGAGATTTTTCCGCCAATTTGGGGATGAATTACAATCGGATTATGAACGCCGGGCTATTTATCGTGGCGATTATTACGGCAACGATTGTCGTTACGATCGGCTCGATTCCGTTTTTGGGGTTAATCATTCCGAATATCGTATCAATCATGAGAGGCGACAATCTAAAGAACAGTCTTCCCTATACGGCTTTATTCGGAGCCATCTTTTTATTGGCCTGCGATATATTGGGAAGGGTTATTATCTATCCGTATGAGATACCGATCGGACTTATGGTGGGCATCATTGGCAGCGCCATATTTCTTTACCTTCTCTTAAGGAGAAACGCCAATGCAGGCTAG
- a CDS encoding organic hydroperoxide resistance protein: protein MADKVFTTKATASGGRDGHVKSDNGVIDVDLKNPSGDEILSEVSNPEQLFAAGYASCFDGAFNLMASKDKEDVESETEAAVSLLKDPSDDGFQLGVQLNVSVKGVDQAKAEELVEKAHGFCPYSKATRGNVDVTLNVTAK, encoded by the coding sequence ATGGCAGATAAAGTTTTTACAACAAAAGCAACCGCGAGTGGCGGGAGAGATGGGCATGTTAAATCGGATAACGGTGTCATCGATGTAGATTTAAAGAATCCAAGCGGTGACGAAATACTATCAGAGGTTTCTAACCCCGAGCAATTGTTTGCTGCCGGTTATGCCTCGTGCTTTGATGGTGCATTTAATCTAATGGCCAGTAAAGATAAAGAGGATGTAGAATCGGAAACAGAAGCAGCCGTGAGCTTGCTCAAAGACCCAAGCGATGACGGTTTTCAACTTGGTGTGCAATTAAATGTATCCGTGAAAGGCGTCGATCAAGCAAAAGCTGAAGAATTAGTGGAAAAAGCACACGGGTTTTGCCCCTATTCGAAAGCAACAAGAGGAAATGTCGATGTCACGCTTAATGTGACGGCAAAATAA
- a CDS encoding DUF4064 domain-containing protein produces the protein MKRTGEMILGMIGVVITFLVSLFVLFMVIGLQQADVPQLTNIIEQELANDPNVQGQEAEEFSALVLNVMSTAGWGLLAVHAIGLVLGIIALVKLNRNAKTAGILFLIAGGELLLLTVGFSFVYAALFIIAGVMCLARKPPVQPEGSADPDN, from the coding sequence TTGAAACGTACAGGAGAAATGATATTGGGAATGATTGGTGTGGTCATTACTTTTCTTGTCTCCCTTTTCGTTCTGTTCATGGTGATCGGCCTACAACAAGCCGATGTTCCCCAGTTGACCAACATTATCGAACAAGAGCTTGCAAATGACCCAAATGTCCAGGGGCAAGAAGCAGAAGAATTTTCAGCTCTCGTTTTAAATGTTATGTCGACCGCTGGTTGGGGATTGCTTGCCGTCCATGCCATTGGGCTGGTTTTAGGCATTATCGCCCTCGTGAAACTAAATCGCAACGCCAAAACAGCTGGAATTTTGTTCTTGATAGCAGGGGGAGAGCTACTGTTGTTAACGGTGGGCTTTAGTTTTGTTTATGCAGCCCTTTTCATTATTGCAGGTGTTATGTGCCTGGCGCGAAAACCACCGGTTCAACCGGAGGGGAGCGCCGACCCTGATAATTAG